Proteins encoded by one window of Salvia splendens isolate huo1 chromosome 14, SspV2, whole genome shotgun sequence:
- the LOC121763247 gene encoding phragmoplastin DRP1E-like, with protein MATMESLIGLVNRIQRACTALGDYGGGDQAFSSLWDALPSVAVVGGQSSGKSSVLESIVGRDFLPRGSGIVTRRPLVLQLQKTEDGKEYAEFGHLPRRRFSDFASVRKEIEDETDRITGKTKQISPVPIHLSIYSPNVVNLTLIDLPGLTKVAVEGQAQTIVEDIENMVRSYVEKPNCIILAISPANQDIATSDAIKIAREVDPSGDRTFGVLTKLDLMDKGTNAVDVLEGRSYRLQHPWVGIVNRSQADINKNVDMMAARRKEREYFATSPDYGHLAGKMGSEYLAKLLSRHLESVIKARIPSITSLINKSIDELEAEMDHLGRPIGLDAGAQLYTILELCRAFDKIFKEHLDGGRPGGDRIYGVFDNQLPAALKKLPFDRHLSVQNVRKIVSEADGYQPHLIAPEQGYRRLIEGSLNYFRGPAEASVDAVHLVLKELVRKSIGECQELKRFPTLQSTIAGAANESLERFREESKKTVVRLVDMESSYLTVDFFRKLPQEVEKAGNPGGNPRDNTPASQNIDRYAEAHFRRIGSNVSSYVYMISETLRNSIPKAVVYCQVKEAKQNLLNYFYTQIGRREGKQLSELLDEDPALMDRRLQCAKRLELYKKARDEVDSVAWVR; from the exons ATGGCGACAATGGAGAGTTTGATTGGATTGGTAAACAGAATACAGAGGGCTTGCACCGCCCTCGGAGACTACGGCGGCGGCGATCAGGCTTTCTCCTCGCTCTGGGACGCTCTCCCCTCCGTTGCCGTTGTCGGTGGTCAG AGTTCAGGGAAGTCTTCGGTTTTGGAGAGCATAGTAGGGCGTGATTTTCTTCCTCGAGGATCTG GAATCGTTACGAGGAGACCACTGGTGTTGCAACTGCAGAAAACAGAAGATGGGAAGGAGTATGCAGAATTTGGCCATTTGCCTAGGAGGCGATTCTCTGATTTTG CTTCTGTTCGTAAGGAAATTGAGGATGAAACTGATAGAATCACAGGAAAGACAAAACAAATTTCTCCAGTTCCTATTCACCTCAGTATCTATTCACCCAATG ttgtcaacttaaCTCTTATTGATCTTCCGGGTTTAACGAAAGTTGCTGTTG AGGGGCAAGCTCAAACTATAGTTGAAGACATTGAGAATATGGTTCGCTCTTATGTTGAGAAG CCCAACTGCATCATACTGGCAATTTCTCCTGCAAaccaagatattgctacatcaGATGCTATTAAAATTGCAAGGGAAGTGGATCCATCTG GTGATCGTACATTTGGAGTGCTTACAAAGCTTGATCTGATGGACAAAGGAACCAATGCGGTCGAT GTTCTGGAGGGAAGATCCTATCGTTTACAACATCCCTGGGTGGGTATTGTGAATCGTTCACAAGCAGATATAAACAAAAATGTTGATATGATGGCTGCTAGGAGAAAGGAGCGCGAGTACTTCGCGACAAGTCCTGACTATGGGCATTTGGCTGGTAAAATGGGTTCTGAATATCTGGCAAAGCTGCTCTCTAGG CATTTAGAATCTGTAATCAAAGCAAGAATTCCAAGTATAACTTCCTTGATCAACAAAAGTATAGATGAACTTGAAGCTGAGATGGACCACCTTGGAAGGCCTATAGGGCTTGATGCTGGG GCTCAATTATACACCATATTGGAACTTTGTCGTGCTTTTGACAAGATATTCAAGGAGCATCTGGATGGAGG CCGTCCCGGAGGTGATCGAATTTATGGCGTTTTTGACAATCAGCTGCCGGCTGCATTGAAAAAACTTCCATTTGATCGCCATCTTTCAGTGCAGAACGTGAGAAAAATTGTCTCAGAAGCGGATGGTTACCAACCACACTTGATTGCTCCTGAACAAGGTTACAGACGGCTTATTGAAGGATCACTAAATTATTTCAGGGGACCTGCTGAAGCTTCTGTAGATGCT GTTCACCTTGTATTGAAGGAGCTTGTCAGGAAGTCAATTGGCGAGTGCCAG GAGTTGAAACGGTTCCCAACTCTACAATCAACTATAGCTGGAGCAGCAAATGAATCATTGGAGAGGTTCCGTGAAGAAAGCAAGAAAACAGTTGTTAGATTGGTTGATATGGAATCCTCATATCTGACTGTAGATTTCTTCCGAAAACTTCCTCAGGAAGTAGAGAAAGCTGGGAACCCAGGGGGAAACCCGCGGGACAACACGCCAGCTTCACAGAACATTGATCGTTATGCAGAGGCACATTTCAGGAGGATAGGTTCTAATGTCTCGTCTTACGTGTATATGATATCTGAGACTTTGAGGAACTCTATTCCCAAGGCAGTGGTTTACTGCCAAGTTAAGGAGGCCAAACAGAATTTACTCAATTACTTCTACACCCAAATTGGGAGGAGAGAG GGTAAGCAACTTTCAGAGTTATTGGATGAAGATCCAGCATTGATGGATAGGAGGCTGCAATGTGCTAAAAGACTTGAATTGTACAAGAAAGCACGGGATGAGGTTGATTCTGTGGCATGGGTTCGATGA
- the LOC121763248 gene encoding NADH dehydrogenase [ubiquinone] 1 alpha subcomplex assembly factor 3-like produces MAVRQRATALPTLMRALRKEAPPRNHIALPSLRRAFSLYDQINIITEVPEDQLRFKEFDDTGFKVNGVRYEGSILCVGNLLMSWTPKKFSDITPESLSIFKTVRPIPEILVLGCGKYIQPVNPELRSFIRSTGMKLEVVDSRNAASTYNILNEEGRIVAAALIPHGVTS; encoded by the exons ATGGCGGTGAGGCAGAGAGCGACGGCGCTACCGACGCTAATGCGGGCGCTTCGGAAAGAGGCGCCGCCCAGGAACCATATCGCGTTGCCTTCGCTTAGAAGGGCTTTCTCTCTCTACGATCAGATCAATATTATCACTGAAGTCCCGGAAGACCAGCTCCGTTTCAAAGA GTTTGATGACACTGGGTTCAAAGTAAATGGAGTTAGGTATGAAGGTAGCATACTTTGCGTAGGGAATTTATTGATGTCTTGGACGCCCAAGAAATTCTCGGATATCACTCCTGAAAG CTTGTCTATTTTTAAGACTGTGCGGCCCATACCAG AGATTCTAGTTCTTGGCTGTGGGAAGTATATTCAACCGGTAAATCCTGAACTTCGTAGCTTCATTCGTTCGACTGGCATGAAACTAGAAGTTGTTGACTCA AGAAATGCAGCATCCACTTACAATATATTGAACGAAGAAGGCAGAATTGTAGCAGCAGCGCTTATCCCACATGGAGTCACTTCTTGA